In the genome of Pseudomonas protegens, one region contains:
- a CDS encoding DUF1285 domain-containing protein translates to MSGPGKANDLLAQIPKAEKGLPPVHLWNPDFCGDIDMRIARDGTWYYLGTPIGRKPMVKLFSTIIRRDGDDYFLVTPVEKVGIKVDDAPFVAVTLEVEGQGEAQLLRFTSNVDEQVVANVEHPLRVVIDPLTQEPAPYVLVRNNLEALIHRNVFYQLVELAQTRVLDGQRWLGVWSDGVFFPIGLEP, encoded by the coding sequence ATGAGTGGTCCAGGCAAGGCCAACGACCTGTTGGCGCAGATTCCCAAGGCCGAGAAGGGCCTGCCGCCGGTCCACCTGTGGAACCCCGATTTCTGTGGCGATATCGACATGCGTATCGCCCGCGACGGCACTTGGTACTACCTGGGGACCCCCATCGGTCGCAAGCCGATGGTCAAGCTGTTCTCCACCATCATCCGCCGCGATGGCGACGACTACTTTCTCGTCACTCCGGTGGAGAAGGTGGGCATCAAGGTCGACGACGCTCCCTTCGTCGCCGTGACCCTGGAGGTCGAAGGGCAGGGTGAGGCGCAGCTGCTGCGCTTTACCAGCAATGTCGACGAACAGGTGGTTGCCAACGTCGAGCATCCGCTGCGGGTGGTGATCGACCCGTTGACCCAGGAGCCGGCGCCTTATGTCCTGGTTCGAAACAACCTTGAGGCGCTGATCCATCGCAATGTGTTCTACCAGTTGGTGGAGCTGGCCCAGACTCGCGTTCTCGATGGCCAGCGCTGGCTGGGCGTGTGGAGTGATGGGGTGTTCTTCCCCATCGGTCTGGAGCCATAA
- a CDS encoding DNA polymerase III subunit delta': protein MAEVFPWQDGLWQQLAGRTQHAHAYLLHGPAGIGKRALAERLMARLLCQRPNGLDACGQCKSCLLLQAGSHPDNYVLEPEEADKAIKVDQVRELVSFVVQTAQLGGRKVVLIEPVESMNINASNALLKSLEEPSGDTVLLLVSHQPSRLLPTIKSRCVQQACPLPSAAMSQQWLAGALPECSDEERLELLTLAAGSPLAAVGLQAQGVREQRALVVDGVKKLLKQQQSPTQLAEAWNAIPLLLLFDWFCDWSNLVLRYQLTQDEDGLGLQDMRKVLQYLAQKSGQDKVLAIQDWILAQRQKVLSKANLNRVLLLEALLVQWAALPTRH, encoded by the coding sequence GTGGCTGAAGTCTTTCCCTGGCAGGACGGCCTCTGGCAGCAGTTGGCCGGGCGCACGCAACATGCCCACGCCTATCTGCTGCACGGCCCGGCGGGCATCGGCAAGCGAGCCCTGGCAGAACGCCTGATGGCGCGTCTGCTGTGCCAGCGTCCGAACGGGCTGGATGCCTGTGGCCAGTGCAAGTCCTGCCTGCTGCTCCAGGCCGGTAGTCATCCGGACAACTACGTGCTGGAGCCCGAAGAGGCGGACAAGGCGATCAAGGTCGACCAGGTGCGTGAGTTGGTCAGCTTCGTGGTGCAGACCGCACAGTTGGGGGGGCGCAAGGTGGTGCTGATCGAGCCGGTGGAGTCGATGAACATCAATGCGTCCAACGCCTTGCTGAAAAGCCTTGAGGAGCCTTCCGGGGATACCGTGCTGCTGTTGGTGAGTCATCAGCCGAGCCGTTTGCTGCCGACCATCAAGAGTCGCTGTGTCCAGCAGGCCTGTCCCTTGCCCAGCGCGGCGATGAGCCAGCAATGGTTGGCCGGGGCGCTGCCCGAGTGTTCCGATGAAGAGCGCCTGGAGCTGCTGACGCTGGCCGCCGGATCGCCGCTGGCCGCCGTCGGCTTGCAGGCCCAGGGGGTTCGCGAGCAGCGGGCGCTGGTGGTGGACGGGGTGAAGAAGTTGCTCAAGCAGCAACAGTCGCCGACCCAGCTGGCCGAGGCCTGGAATGCCATCCCTCTGTTGCTGTTGTTCGACTGGTTCTGTGACTGGTCGAACCTGGTCTTGCGTTACCAGTTGACCCAGGACGAGGACGGCCTGGGTTTGCAGGACATGCGCAAGGTGTTGCAGTACCTGGCGCAGAAGTCCGGCCAGGACAAGGTGTTGGCGATCCAGGACTGGATCCTGGCCCAGCGACAAAAGGTCCTGAGCAAGGCCAACCTCAACCGAGTGTTGCTGTTGGAGGCGCTGTTGGTGCAATGGGCGGCGTTGCCGACCCGGCACTGA
- the pabC gene encoding aminodeoxychorismate lyase, with protein MHCWVDGRPADALSLKDRGLAYGDGLFETIAVRSGQPQLLERHLQRLAEGCRRLALNADQVLIRNEVLAYAAALGEGVLKLMLTRGDSLRGYAADPAATARRILQGAALPAYPPANAEQGVVLFPCATRLSEQPLLAGLKHLNRLEQVLARAEWLDSEHAEGLMLDRAGRVIEAVFSNLFLVSQGRLLTADLSRCGVAGVMRAEILFQAASLGISVDVTDISLDQLQRADEVFVCNSVYGIWPVRACAGMRWSAGPLTRKLQGITRALLDA; from the coding sequence ATGCACTGCTGGGTCGACGGTCGGCCGGCTGACGCACTGTCGCTCAAGGACCGCGGCCTGGCTTATGGCGATGGTCTGTTCGAGACCATCGCCGTCAGATCCGGTCAGCCGCAACTGTTGGAGCGGCACTTGCAGCGCCTGGCCGAAGGCTGCCGACGTCTGGCGCTGAATGCGGATCAGGTGCTGATTCGCAACGAAGTGCTGGCCTATGCGGCGGCCCTGGGTGAGGGCGTGCTCAAGCTGATGCTGACCCGTGGCGACAGTCTGCGGGGCTATGCGGCAGACCCGGCAGCCACGGCGCGCCGCATTCTCCAGGGCGCTGCCTTGCCGGCCTATCCCCCGGCCAATGCCGAGCAGGGGGTCGTGCTGTTTCCCTGCGCCACGCGTTTATCCGAGCAGCCGTTGCTGGCTGGCCTCAAGCATCTCAACCGTCTCGAACAAGTGCTGGCTCGCGCCGAATGGCTTGATTCCGAGCATGCCGAAGGCTTGATGCTCGATCGGGCTGGGCGGGTGATCGAAGCGGTATTCAGCAATCTGTTCCTGGTCAGCCAGGGGCGCTTGCTGACAGCCGACCTGAGCCGTTGCGGGGTGGCCGGGGTGATGCGCGCGGAAATTCTGTTTCAGGCCGCGTCGCTGGGGATTTCCGTGGACGTCACGGACATCAGTCTCGATCAGCTGCAGCGGGCGGATGAAGTCTTCGTCTGCAACAGCGTCTATGGCATCTGGCCGGTGCGTGCCTGTGCCGGGATGCGCTGGTCGGCGGGACCGCTCACCCGTAAACTGCAGGGCATTACCCGCGCACTACTGGATGCTTGA
- a CDS encoding DUF4823 domain-containing protein, whose translation MRSLVLLLAFLALGGCMNVSDMGEGVRYHLSDAGMLDHSDTRRTSSFRIQPDSFIFIAQGHFVPPGGAYPRPNVVAEEAFNGFVEYFPMVRRAKAPEGLNEAMAEAREVGAHYLLYARFAKADDRIGNSDEWLDQEAVDRLGVDTSTIQIMLIETSTQYLIDTTRIRSRGGLLTFHGNKPQDLLGPPLQQYARGLLGLSD comes from the coding sequence ATGCGTAGCCTGGTTTTGCTGCTGGCCTTTTTGGCACTCGGCGGCTGCATGAATGTCAGCGATATGGGTGAAGGGGTGCGCTATCACCTGAGCGACGCGGGGATGCTCGATCACAGCGATACCCGCCGGACCAGTTCATTCCGCATCCAGCCGGATTCGTTCATTTTCATCGCCCAGGGACACTTTGTACCGCCAGGCGGTGCTTATCCTCGACCCAACGTAGTGGCCGAAGAGGCCTTCAACGGCTTTGTCGAGTATTTCCCCATGGTGCGCCGGGCCAAAGCCCCCGAAGGCTTGAACGAGGCCATGGCCGAAGCCCGTGAAGTGGGCGCCCACTATCTGCTCTACGCTCGTTTCGCCAAGGCCGACGACCGCATCGGCAACTCCGATGAGTGGCTGGACCAGGAGGCGGTGGACCGTCTGGGCGTCGATACCAGCACCATCCAGATCATGCTGATCGAAACCAGTACCCAGTACCTGATCGATACGACCCGCATTCGCAGTCGTGGCGGATTACTGACGTTCCACGGCAACAAGCCCCAGGATCTGCTGGGCCCGCCGTTGCAGCAATATGCTCGCGGTTTGCTGGGCCTGAGCGACTGA
- the mltG gene encoding endolytic transglycosylase MltG, which translates to MRRKLLLLLETGLVLAGLLLGASAWKLHSALEQPLNLSQEQLLDVPAGATPTGTFNRLQADGVIRDGFWLRLYWRFNLQGQPLHSGEYRMTPGMTAEGLIGLWQRGEVVQYSLTLVEGWNFRQVRNALAKSDKLQQTLTGLSDSQVMEKLGHGGVFPEGRFFPDTYRFVKGMTDVELLEKAYDRLDDVLAKEWSKRADDAPYSDPYQALIMASLVEKETGVPQERGQIAGVFVRRMQIGMLLQTDPTVIYGLGERYTGKLTRAHLKEATPYNTYVIAGLPPTPIAMVGREAIHAALNPVPGKSLYFVARGDGSHVFSDDLDAHNSAVREFQLKRRADYRSSPAPQATPATPEAQSPAPAVTPGSDSASPAPVEVPAAAEPAPAPKSPQ; encoded by the coding sequence GTGAGACGTAAATTACTGCTCCTGCTGGAAACCGGACTGGTCCTGGCAGGTCTGCTGCTGGGCGCGAGTGCCTGGAAACTGCACTCGGCCCTGGAACAACCGCTGAACCTCTCCCAGGAGCAGTTGCTTGATGTTCCCGCCGGTGCCACGCCCACCGGCACTTTCAATCGTCTGCAAGCCGATGGCGTGATCCGGGATGGCTTCTGGTTGCGTCTGTACTGGCGTTTCAATCTGCAGGGCCAGCCGCTGCACAGTGGCGAGTACCGCATGACGCCGGGCATGACGGCCGAAGGCCTGATCGGTCTCTGGCAGCGCGGCGAGGTGGTGCAGTACAGCCTGACCCTGGTGGAAGGCTGGAACTTCCGCCAGGTGCGCAATGCCTTGGCCAAGAGCGACAAGCTGCAGCAGACCCTGACAGGCCTCAGCGACAGTCAGGTGATGGAAAAACTCGGTCACGGCGGGGTGTTTCCCGAAGGGCGTTTCTTCCCCGATACCTATCGTTTTGTAAAGGGCATGACCGACGTCGAGCTTCTGGAAAAAGCCTACGACCGTCTGGATGATGTGCTGGCCAAAGAGTGGAGCAAGCGGGCTGATGACGCGCCTTACAGCGATCCTTATCAGGCGCTGATCATGGCGTCGCTGGTGGAAAAGGAAACCGGCGTGCCCCAGGAGCGTGGACAGATCGCCGGAGTCTTTGTGCGGCGCATGCAGATCGGCATGCTGCTGCAGACCGACCCGACGGTGATCTATGGCCTGGGCGAGCGCTACACCGGCAAACTGACCCGGGCTCACCTCAAGGAAGCCACGCCCTACAACACTTACGTGATTGCCGGGCTGCCGCCGACGCCGATTGCCATGGTCGGGCGCGAGGCGATTCACGCCGCGCTCAATCCGGTGCCGGGCAAGAGCCTGTATTTTGTTGCCCGGGGCGACGGCAGCCATGTGTTCTCCGATGACCTGGATGCCCATAACAGTGCCGTGCGCGAGTTCCAGCTCAAGCGTCGCGCCGACTACCGTTCCAGTCCGGCGCCGCAGGCCACGCCGGCCACACCCGAGGCCCAGAGCCCGGCACCAGCCGTTACTCCGGGTTCGGACAGCGCGTCGCCCGCGCCCGTCGAGGTTCCCGCTGCGGCGGAACCTGCGCCCGCGCCGAAAAGCCCGCAATGA
- a CDS encoding GTP 3',8-cyclase MoaA: MIVDRQGRRFRNLRISLTSACNYACTYCVPNGKRLVAAQDELSAEAMARGVAYLIEAAGIERLRITGGEPLVSPKLEAFMGAVGRMGLEDISLTTNGQLLARKLPLLVEAGIRRINVSLDTLDAAAFRSIARGGDLASVLDGMQQARAAGLKIKVNMVPLRGQNLDQVMPLLDYCLERGYELRFIELMRMGHLASDGNAFLQQFVSLQQLLAMIGERYEYLQADAPLDATAVRYEIPGLGHFGVIANESVPFCRTCSRLRLSSTGWLHGCLSSSNRHYVGDLLDKPRHQALPALQRLLVKALGDKQDLAFSGGATVMKIIGG, translated from the coding sequence ATGATCGTTGATCGTCAAGGCAGGCGCTTTCGCAATTTGCGGATCAGTCTGACGTCCGCCTGCAACTACGCCTGTACCTACTGCGTGCCCAACGGCAAGCGGCTGGTGGCTGCCCAGGACGAGTTGTCGGCCGAGGCGATGGCCCGGGGCGTGGCGTATCTGATTGAAGCGGCCGGCATCGAACGGCTGCGCATCACCGGCGGAGAGCCTCTGGTCAGTCCCAAGCTGGAAGCCTTCATGGGGGCGGTCGGGCGCATGGGGCTGGAAGACATCAGCCTGACCACCAACGGCCAGTTGCTGGCGCGCAAGCTGCCCTTGCTGGTGGAGGCGGGGATCCGCCGGATCAATGTTTCTCTCGATACCCTGGATGCCGCGGCCTTTCGCAGCATCGCCCGGGGTGGCGATCTGGCCAGCGTGCTCGATGGCATGCAGCAAGCGCGCGCGGCCGGGCTGAAGATCAAGGTCAACATGGTGCCGTTGCGCGGGCAGAACCTGGATCAGGTCATGCCGCTGCTTGATTACTGCCTGGAACGGGGCTACGAGCTGCGCTTCATCGAACTGATGCGCATGGGGCACCTGGCCAGCGACGGCAATGCCTTCCTGCAGCAGTTTGTCAGTCTGCAACAGTTGCTTGCGATGATCGGCGAGCGCTACGAATACCTTCAGGCCGATGCGCCGCTGGATGCGACCGCCGTGCGTTACGAGATTCCCGGGCTGGGTCATTTCGGGGTGATTGCCAACGAAAGCGTGCCGTTCTGCCGCACCTGCTCGCGTCTGCGTCTGTCCTCCACCGGTTGGTTGCACGGCTGCCTGTCGTCAAGCAATCGCCACTATGTTGGCGACCTGCTGGACAAGCCGCGCCACCAAGCCTTGCCGGCGCTCCAGCGCCTGCTGGTCAAGGCCCTGGGCGACAAGCAGGACCTGGCCTTTTCCGGTGGCGCCACGGTGATGAAAATCATCGGCGGCTAG
- a CDS encoding GntR family transcriptional regulator: MPKHVRFDKKTRVVDELIRRIESGLLEDGFQLPGEHQLAGEFGVSRGTLREALAELKRRNYIATQSGVGSIVTFDGVALDQHHGWAQALAESGALVNTEVLRLEAVRRPELKHRLGTDQFIALDRRRRSTDGRVLSLERSLIPASGELEGLPRVGLIDDSLTITLAAYGYIGERGDQWIGAEPLNAEDAELLGRAPGDVFLKALRTTYDRQGRFMEQVESLLDPQHFRMHLQFGESR; this comes from the coding sequence ATGCCTAAACATGTTCGATTCGATAAGAAAACAAGAGTGGTCGACGAGCTGATCCGGCGCATTGAAAGCGGTCTGCTGGAAGACGGCTTTCAACTGCCGGGAGAGCATCAATTGGCCGGGGAGTTCGGTGTCAGTCGTGGCACCCTGCGTGAAGCCCTGGCCGAGCTCAAGCGCCGCAACTACATCGCCACGCAGAGCGGTGTGGGTTCCATCGTCACCTTCGACGGCGTCGCCCTGGACCAGCATCACGGCTGGGCCCAGGCCCTGGCCGAGAGTGGCGCCCTGGTCAACACCGAGGTGCTGCGCCTGGAGGCCGTGCGCCGCCCGGAGCTCAAGCACCGCCTGGGCACCGATCAGTTCATTGCCCTGGATCGCCGCCGGCGCAGCACCGACGGTCGGGTGCTGTCCCTCGAGCGTTCCCTGATCCCGGCCTCCGGCGAGCTGGAAGGCCTGCCCCGGGTCGGCCTGATCGATGATTCCCTGACCATTACCCTGGCCGCCTACGGCTACATCGGCGAGCGCGGCGATCAATGGATCGGCGCCGAGCCCTTGAACGCCGAAGACGCCGAGCTGCTCGGACGGGCGCCGGGAGACGTGTTCCTCAAGGCCCTGCGCACCACCTATGATCGCCAGGGGCGTTTCATGGAGCAGGTCGAGAGCCTGCTGGATCCGCAGCATTTCCGCATGCACCTGCAATTCGGAGAGTCGCGGTGA
- the tmk gene encoding dTMP kinase, protein MTGLFITLEGPEGAGKSTNREYLAERLRAAGIEVVLTREPGGTPLAERIREVLLTPGEEVMNADTELLLVFAARAQHLATVIRPALARGAVVLCDRFTDSTYAYQGAGRGLSLERIEALERFVQGELRPDLTLVFDLPVDVGLARASARGRLDRFEQEGQAFFQKVRQAYLTRAAAAPQRYCLVDAAQPLARVQQSLDALLPQLLERARG, encoded by the coding sequence GTGACTGGCTTGTTTATTACCCTGGAAGGCCCGGAAGGGGCCGGTAAAAGCACCAACCGCGAGTACCTCGCCGAGCGCCTGCGCGCCGCGGGCATCGAGGTGGTGTTGACCCGCGAGCCCGGCGGCACGCCCTTGGCCGAGCGGATTCGCGAAGTGCTGCTGACCCCGGGCGAGGAAGTCATGAATGCCGACACCGAGCTGCTGCTGGTGTTCGCGGCCCGCGCCCAGCATCTGGCCACGGTGATTCGCCCGGCACTGGCCCGCGGCGCGGTGGTCCTGTGTGACCGTTTCACCGATTCGACCTATGCCTATCAGGGCGCCGGTCGTGGCCTGAGCCTTGAGCGCATCGAGGCCTTGGAGCGTTTCGTGCAGGGTGAATTGCGTCCGGATCTGACCCTGGTGTTCGACTTGCCGGTGGATGTCGGTCTGGCTCGGGCCAGTGCTCGCGGTCGGCTGGATCGCTTCGAACAGGAAGGCCAGGCGTTTTTCCAGAAGGTGCGCCAGGCGTACCTGACCCGCGCCGCCGCTGCGCCCCAGCGTTATTGCCTGGTGGATGCGGCGCAGCCCCTGGCCCGGGTCCAGCAGTCCCTGGATGCCTTGTTGCCGCAACTGCTGGAGCGCGCCCGTGGCTGA
- a CDS encoding purine-cytosine permease family protein: protein MSSSTVGSGAGQLETRGIEPVPEAECNGHPLQLFWVWFAANISILGLPLGATLVAFRGLSIWQVLLVAILGSVGSFAVVGLISVAGRRGRAPSLTLSRAIFGVRGNIGPTLVSMLSRVGWETVNTTTAAFVLLSLSSILFQTPASAKDAPLLTLLFIGIFVLMTLSVSGLGHATLLVIQKWATYGFGALNVLVGGFLCATIDWTAVFNAAPAPMSAMIIGVGTMAAGTGIGWASSGADMSRYQHRSVTAGRLVASAAFGAGIPLVLLITLGGLLSVGNDHLASAVDPIIAIRDMLPTWMAVPYLIAAFGGLLLSNNLSVYSAGLTALTLGLKVKRVYAVLVDIVAIFLGSIYFMLIADSFYGPFISFISLLAVPITAWVGIFVVDLIHRHYYSADDLLNVGPGSAYWYQGGIEWRAFGAWVLAIILGFCFTSIGTTAEDVWFTGPLADSWLGHNGLGWVVTFLVAGGGYALLGGARDRRGAFVENANA, encoded by the coding sequence ATGAGTTCATCGACGGTCGGCTCAGGCGCCGGGCAACTGGAAACCCGCGGCATCGAGCCGGTTCCCGAGGCGGAGTGCAACGGTCATCCGTTGCAGCTGTTCTGGGTCTGGTTCGCGGCCAATATCAGCATCCTCGGCCTGCCCCTCGGGGCGACCCTGGTGGCATTTCGTGGCTTGTCGATCTGGCAGGTGCTGCTGGTGGCGATCCTCGGTTCAGTAGGCTCGTTCGCCGTGGTCGGCTTGATCTCGGTGGCCGGCCGGCGCGGTCGGGCCCCGAGTCTGACCTTGTCCCGGGCGATCTTCGGTGTGCGTGGCAACATCGGTCCGACCCTGGTGTCGATGCTTTCGCGGGTCGGCTGGGAAACGGTGAACACCACCACGGCAGCCTTTGTCCTGCTGTCGCTGAGTTCTATCCTGTTCCAGACCCCGGCTTCGGCCAAGGACGCGCCACTGCTGACCCTGCTGTTCATCGGGATCTTCGTGCTAATGACCTTGAGCGTCTCCGGCCTGGGCCACGCCACCTTGCTGGTGATCCAGAAGTGGGCCACTTACGGTTTTGGCGCGCTGAACGTACTGGTGGGCGGTTTCCTCTGCGCCACCATCGACTGGACGGCGGTGTTCAATGCCGCGCCGGCCCCCATGAGCGCCATGATCATCGGGGTCGGCACCATGGCGGCCGGCACCGGGATCGGCTGGGCCAGCTCCGGGGCCGACATGTCGCGCTACCAGCATCGTTCGGTGACGGCCGGACGCCTGGTGGCCTCGGCGGCGTTTGGCGCCGGTATCCCACTGGTGCTGCTGATCACCCTGGGCGGCCTGCTGTCGGTGGGCAACGATCACCTGGCCTCGGCCGTGGACCCGATCATCGCGATCCGCGACATGCTGCCGACCTGGATGGCCGTGCCTTACCTGATCGCCGCTTTTGGCGGCCTGCTGCTGTCGAACAACCTGTCGGTGTATTCCGCCGGTCTTACCGCGCTGACCCTGGGCCTCAAGGTCAAGCGGGTCTACGCGGTGCTGGTGGATATCGTCGCGATCTTCCTCGGTTCGATCTATTTCATGCTGATCGCCGACAGTTTCTACGGACCCTTTATCAGCTTCATTTCCCTGCTGGCGGTGCCGATCACTGCCTGGGTGGGGATCTTCGTGGTGGACCTGATCCATCGTCATTACTACAGCGCCGATGATTTGTTGAATGTCGGGCCCGGCAGCGCCTACTGGTACCAGGGCGGGATCGAGTGGCGGGCGTTCGGCGCCTGGGTGCTGGCGATCATTCTGGGGTTCTGTTTCACCAGCATCGGCACCACCGCTGAAGACGTCTGGTTCACCGGGCCGCTGGCCGATTCCTGGTTGGGGCATAACGGCCTGGGCTGGGTCGTCACCTTCCTGGTGGCTGGCGGTGGGTACGCTTTGCTGGGCGGTGCCCGCGATCGGCGTGGGGCCTTTGTCGAGAATGCCAATGCCTAG
- a CDS encoding ADP-ribosylglycohydrolase family protein, with translation MSPLQRALGAFYGLALGDALGMPTQSLSQEQIHQRFGVIRTLEDAGPEQPIAANMPAGSITDDTEQAILVGRLLVQGQGRIDPAALARSLIQWEAAMQAKGSQDLLGPSTKRAIEMILAGESVEEAGRYGTTNGAAMRITPVGIATDVASAQGFVQAVVEACQVTHNTSLGIASAAAVAAVVSAGINGASLIDALPLGAQIARQAQAHGHWVAGATIAARLEWAGTLGVAGDKPAFARMLYELIGTSVASQESVVVSFALARQVALGHLEAFEALCMAAGLGGDTDTIAAMLGAMLGACLGLQAWPAELIHQVQQVNELDLQPLVEALLALR, from the coding sequence GTGAGTCCGCTCCAGCGGGCACTGGGCGCCTTCTACGGTCTGGCCCTGGGCGATGCCCTGGGCATGCCCACCCAGTCCTTGAGTCAGGAACAGATTCACCAGCGTTTCGGCGTGATCCGCACGCTGGAGGACGCGGGGCCCGAGCAGCCGATAGCTGCCAACATGCCCGCCGGTTCAATCACCGACGACACCGAACAGGCGATCCTGGTGGGGCGCCTGCTGGTTCAGGGCCAAGGCCGGATCGATCCGGCGGCCCTGGCCCGGAGCCTGATCCAGTGGGAGGCGGCGATGCAGGCCAAGGGCTCCCAGGATCTGCTCGGTCCCTCCACCAAGCGCGCCATTGAAATGATCCTCGCCGGTGAGTCGGTGGAGGAGGCCGGGCGCTATGGCACCACCAATGGCGCCGCGATGCGCATCACGCCGGTGGGCATCGCCACCGATGTCGCCAGCGCTCAAGGCTTTGTCCAGGCGGTGGTCGAAGCCTGCCAGGTCACGCACAACACCAGCCTGGGAATCGCCAGCGCGGCAGCGGTAGCGGCGGTGGTGTCCGCCGGTATCAATGGCGCCTCGCTGATCGACGCCTTGCCCCTTGGCGCGCAGATTGCCCGCCAGGCACAGGCCCATGGCCATTGGGTGGCCGGCGCGACCATCGCAGCGCGCCTGGAGTGGGCCGGCACCTTGGGGGTTGCAGGCGACAAGCCGGCTTTTGCCCGGATGCTGTATGAATTGATCGGCACCTCGGTGGCCTCCCAAGAGTCGGTGGTGGTCAGTTTCGCCCTGGCCCGGCAAGTTGCCCTGGGGCACCTTGAGGCCTTCGAGGCGCTGTGCATGGCCGCCGGGCTGGGCGGCGACACCGACACCATCGCGGCGATGCTCGGGGCCATGCTGGGCGCCTGCCTGGGCTTGCAGGCCTGGCCCGCGGAGTTGATCCACCAGGTGCAACAGGTCAATGAACTGGACCTGCAGCCGCTGGTAGAAGCGTTGCTGGCGCTGCGTTAA
- a CDS encoding TatD family hydrolase — translation MLVDSHCHLDRLDLAAHDGSLDAALAAARQRGVGHFLCIGVSADNAADVKALAERYEDVDCSVGVHPLDLQPGAAPALDWLLQELSHPRVVAIGETGLDYHYEPEAAELQQASFRLHLQAAQQTGKPVVVHTRGARADTLALLREAALPNAGVLHCFTEDWDMAKAALDLGFYISLSGIVTFRNADALRDVARQVPADRLLVETDSPYLAPIPYRGKPNLPQYVREVAEFLAMLRGEAYEAFAEQTTANFKRLFPQARVKSGA, via the coding sequence ATGCTCGTAGATTCCCATTGCCACCTTGATCGTCTCGACCTTGCCGCCCATGACGGCTCCCTGGATGCGGCACTGGCCGCGGCCCGCCAGCGCGGTGTCGGGCACTTCCTGTGCATTGGCGTCAGCGCCGACAACGCCGCGGACGTCAAGGCCCTGGCCGAGCGTTACGAGGATGTCGATTGCTCGGTGGGGGTGCACCCGCTGGACCTGCAGCCCGGCGCTGCCCCGGCCCTGGACTGGCTGTTGCAGGAGCTGAGCCACCCGCGGGTGGTGGCCATTGGCGAAACCGGCCTGGACTATCACTACGAGCCGGAAGCGGCCGAGCTGCAGCAGGCGTCTTTCCGTCTGCATTTGCAGGCCGCGCAACAGACCGGCAAGCCGGTGGTGGTGCACACCCGCGGTGCTCGCGCCGACACCCTGGCGCTGCTGCGGGAAGCGGCATTGCCCAATGCCGGCGTGCTGCATTGCTTCACCGAGGACTGGGACATGGCCAAGGCGGCGCTGGACCTGGGGTTCTATATCTCTCTGTCGGGCATCGTCACCTTCCGCAATGCCGACGCCCTGCGCGATGTGGCTCGCCAGGTGCCTGCCGATCGGCTGCTGGTGGAAACCGACTCGCCGTACCTGGCGCCCATCCCTTATCGCGGCAAGCCCAACCTGCCGCAGTACGTGCGCGAAGTGGCGGAGTTCCTGGCGATGCTGCGTGGCGAGGCCTACGAGGCCTTTGCCGAACAGACCACGGCCAACTTCAAGCGCCTGTTTCCCCAGGCTCGGGTCAAGAGCGGGGCCTGA
- a CDS encoding TetR/AcrR family transcriptional regulator: MQKEPRKVREFRRREQEILDTALKLFLEQGEDSVTVEMIADAVGIGKGTIYKHFKSKAEIYLRLMLDYERDLNELLHSADVDKDKEALSRAYFEFRMRDPQRYRLFDRLEEKVVKGNQVPEMVEELHKIRASNFERLTLLIKGRISEGKLEDVPPYFHYCASWALVHGAVALYHSPFWSNVLEDQEGFFQFLMDIGVRMGNKRKRDPDTSNS, from the coding sequence ATGCAGAAAGAACCTCGTAAGGTCCGTGAGTTTCGTCGCCGCGAGCAAGAAATTCTCGATACCGCGCTCAAGCTGTTCCTCGAACAAGGTGAAGACAGTGTCACCGTCGAGATGATTGCGGATGCCGTGGGTATCGGCAAAGGGACCATCTACAAGCATTTCAAGTCCAAGGCGGAGATCTACCTGCGCCTGATGCTCGACTATGAGCGTGACCTGAACGAGCTGCTGCACTCGGCCGATGTCGACAAGGACAAGGAAGCCCTGTCCCGGGCCTACTTCGAATTTCGCATGCGCGACCCGCAGCGCTACCGGCTGTTCGACCGCCTGGAAGAGAAGGTGGTCAAGGGCAATCAGGTGCCGGAAATGGTCGAGGAACTGCACAAGATCCGCGCCTCCAACTTCGAGCGCCTGACCTTGTTGATCAAGGGCCGTATCAGCGAAGGCAAGCTCGAAGACGTCCCGCCTTACTTCCACTACTGCGCCTCCTGGGCACTGGTGCATGGCGCGGTGGCGCTGTACCACTCGCCTTTCTGGAGCAATGTGCTGGAGGATCAGGAGGGCTTCTTCCAGTTCCTGATGGATATCGGCGTGCGCATGGGCAACAAGCGCAAGCGCGACCCCGACACCTCGAACAGCTGA